A window from Hemicordylus capensis ecotype Gifberg chromosome 2, rHemCap1.1.pri, whole genome shotgun sequence encodes these proteins:
- the LOC128341773 gene encoding cytochrome c oxidase subunit 7C, mitochondrial: MFGATIRRFTTSAVRRAHYEEGPGKNIPFSVENKWRLLGLMVVFFGSGFILPFVVVRHQLLKK; encoded by the exons ATGTTCGGTGCCACCATCCGCCGCTTCACCACTTCAGCCGTGCGCCGTGCGCACTATGAAGAGGGACCGGGAAAG AACATCCCTTTTTCTGTGGAAAATAAATGGCGATTACTGGGATTGATGGTAGTCTTCTTTGGAAGTGGGTTTATTTTGCCCTTTGTGGTAGTAAGACACCAGCTGTTGAAGAAGTGA